One part of the Marispirochaeta sp. genome encodes these proteins:
- a CDS encoding extracellular solute-binding protein, with the protein MKNLLILALITISFTAAAFASGASEGDGAQNGSKEIMTAMFLGSSQDQAVVDIIKEVTADFNANNPYNVEFRIETYENEQYKTKLTTAMVSNSVPDVFFTWSAGYLQPFIEGGKVLPLDTFLDADSEWTSRFNEGVFGPVTYYNSVYAVPHGMTVAAVFYNKEIFDKLGLSVPESYDEFKSVCDTLNENGIAPISVPVRDAWVAGQFLQQLTNGVGGLDTFNGTKAGTVKWNDASYVKAGKLLNELVDINAFPSGYLGMTYDEGRALFISGEAAMFYMGSWEVSPLSDDSLPIAGKIGVFNLPPMNPNTGNVALGDVDQCLAVSAKTKNAEAAVAYIKLFSDIKAQEAYAYNANYLLSTKTQLDSGKLSPLFLEISNFQQDLTGVTPWLDRVFGAGEGVEFNNAAQAIIAGMDPQEKLDVLQQFAEVNATR; encoded by the coding sequence ATGAAAAATCTTTTAATCCTGGCATTGATAACAATAAGTTTTACAGCTGCTGCATTTGCCTCAGGTGCATCGGAAGGCGATGGAGCCCAGAATGGTTCCAAAGAAATTATGACGGCCATGTTTCTCGGTAGCTCTCAGGACCAGGCTGTGGTAGATATAATCAAAGAGGTTACAGCGGATTTCAACGCAAATAATCCTTATAACGTTGAGTTCCGCATTGAAACCTATGAGAATGAACAGTATAAAACCAAGTTGACCACAGCTATGGTGTCCAATTCGGTACCGGATGTATTCTTTACATGGAGCGCCGGTTACCTGCAGCCCTTTATAGAAGGCGGGAAGGTTCTTCCGCTCGACACCTTCCTTGATGCAGACAGCGAATGGACCAGTCGTTTCAATGAAGGAGTATTCGGACCTGTAACATATTATAACAGTGTTTATGCTGTTCCCCACGGAATGACTGTGGCTGCTGTTTTCTACAACAAAGAGATATTTGACAAGCTGGGCCTATCGGTTCCTGAATCATACGATGAGTTTAAATCTGTATGTGATACATTAAACGAAAACGGAATTGCTCCCATTTCTGTTCCAGTAAGAGATGCCTGGGTAGCGGGTCAGTTCCTGCAGCAGCTGACTAACGGAGTTGGAGGTTTGGATACTTTCAACGGAACAAAAGCAGGTACTGTTAAATGGAATGATGCTTCCTATGTAAAGGCCGGTAAATTATTAAACGAGCTTGTAGATATAAACGCTTTCCCCAGCGGCTATCTCGGTATGACTTATGACGAAGGACGTGCTCTCTTTATTTCCGGGGAAGCGGCTATGTTTTATATGGGATCATGGGAAGTAAGTCCTCTCTCTGATGATTCTCTGCCCATCGCCGGAAAAATTGGAGTTTTCAATCTTCCCCCTATGAATCCCAATACAGGGAATGTTGCCCTGGGAGATGTGGACCAGTGTCTCGCCGTCAGTGCTAAAACAAAAAATGCCGAAGCTGCCGTCGCATACATCAAGCTGTTTTCCGACATCAAGGCACAGGAGGCATACGCTTACAACGCGAATTATCTCCTTTCAACAAAAACACAGCTTGATTCTGGAAAACTTTCCCCGCTCTTCCTGGAAATCTCGAATTTTCAACAGGATCTGACAGGGGTTACCCCATGGCTGGACCGTGTATTCGGTGCCGGTGAGGGTGTCGAGTTCAATAATGCCGCTCAGGCTATTATTGCGGGAATGGATCCCCAGGAAAAACTTGATGTTCTCCAGCAGTTCGCAGAGGTTAATGCAACTCGCTAA
- a CDS encoding DUF1667 domain-containing protein: MKVEHETREMVCIVCPIGCRLTVAVKYGDVAVEGNRCQRGEIYGREEILAPKRIVTATCHLLDPEHPRLPVRTESALPYEYIQSLLADIYSLTIETPVRAGDVLIENYKGTGVNVLATRSLPGNYEYRR; encoded by the coding sequence ATGAAAGTTGAACACGAGACCAGAGAGATGGTATGCATAGTATGCCCGATTGGCTGCCGCCTCACAGTTGCCGTTAAGTACGGTGATGTCGCGGTAGAAGGCAACCGCTGCCAGCGCGGTGAGATCTACGGACGGGAGGAAATCCTCGCGCCGAAGAGAATAGTGACCGCCACATGCCATCTCCTGGACCCCGAGCATCCCCGTTTGCCAGTCAGAACCGAAAGCGCTCTGCCCTACGAGTATATCCAGTCCCTCCTCGCTGACATCTACTCCCTTACGATCGAGACTCCAGTCAGGGCAGGTGATGTACTGATAGAGAACTATAAAGGTACTGGAGTTAATGTCCTGGCAACCCGGAGTCTTCCCGGGAATTACGAGTACCGGCGGTGA
- a CDS encoding sugar ABC transporter permease — protein sequence MNSVLSSKKYIIFFVGPAFILFLLFGLVPIVFNITLSFFKTNLMSPPVFVCFRNFTNLFNDPIFIRSLKNNLMMVAGSLLAHLPLALFLGTIIFHKIKGAKFFQSVFFLPSVIMGAAIGLTWSFIYNSEFGIVNSILKLLNLTQFTRGWLSEESTVIMAIIVVVMWQYVGYHMVIQIAAMRNIPGSLYEAAAIDGATKWDQFRLITFPLIRRILKIDAVLIITGSLKYFDLIFVMTGGGPNHASEVLSTYMFYQGFRTIKYGYASTIGTILLLLCILAIAFSNIIFKSEKYEF from the coding sequence ATGAACAGTGTACTGAGTTCAAAGAAATATATTATATTTTTTGTCGGTCCGGCTTTTATTCTTTTTTTACTATTTGGTCTTGTGCCGATTGTGTTCAATATAACACTCAGCTTTTTCAAGACTAATCTTATGTCGCCGCCGGTATTTGTATGTTTCAGAAACTTCACAAATCTATTCAATGATCCAATTTTTATACGAAGTTTAAAAAATAATCTGATGATGGTGGCTGGTTCTCTGCTGGCGCATCTTCCATTAGCTCTTTTTCTGGGAACAATAATTTTCCATAAAATCAAGGGCGCGAAGTTTTTCCAGTCTGTCTTTTTTCTCCCAAGCGTAATCATGGGAGCGGCAATCGGACTGACCTGGTCATTTATATATAATTCTGAATTCGGAATAGTTAACAGTATCCTTAAACTGCTGAATTTAACGCAATTTACCCGGGGATGGCTGTCGGAAGAATCAACTGTAATTATGGCTATTATAGTTGTTGTGATGTGGCAATATGTGGGCTACCACATGGTTATCCAGATTGCCGCCATGCGCAATATTCCGGGTTCCCTTTATGAAGCCGCGGCAATTGACGGCGCTACAAAATGGGATCAGTTCCGTTTGATAACATTTCCGCTGATCCGCCGGATTCTCAAGATCGATGCAGTTCTGATAATAACGGGTTCGCTGAAGTACTTTGACTTGATCTTCGTAATGACAGGGGGAGGTCCAAATCATGCAAGCGAAGTTCTATCCACATACATGTTCTACCAGGGATTCCGCACTATAAAGTACGGATATGCAAGTACCATAGGAACGATTCTTCTCTTGCTCTGTATATTGGCCATTGCCTTTAGCAACATTATTTTCAAATCTGAAAAGTATGAGTTTTAA
- a CDS encoding sensor histidine kinase, with translation MNSSSIRFINKLSRLSIAKKLFISFAVFISLPVIIIASRGFLVFSDFFEEKITEYSHDILYQVSKTMESKLEKIGQISFSIIINQDIQDSLYSLANMEPDDYELIKIRNTLENILASYVLYHPEISATFLLAEQGEIYGIDKLKQNYGIAELDFYEIHKGEGAEVWLGNTDIKNTIILSRSIYSVKTLEHLSDLVICIQEEYLSSLLFETLSFDKGEIYIIDGSGRIIIDEDKNRIGALFDPEHKIQSTIEFNFSIQDLEGQEQYIAVGKAMENGWKIVASIPRKTYLDEILNYRNTGFIFAFALLTVAIAMSWALSRSIYKPILILTSVIEKFGKGDLAVRCPPLPQDEIGELSMTFNQMTRDINELVNKVRTVESMKRDVELRLLQMQINPHFLFNTLETINWLARTQGTEDIGIIAKSLGDLLRITIYGKDYVTLTEELGSLENYLKIQKFRYGEKLNYSIEMSEKTSSLQIPKLLIQPFVENAILHGIDPALGNGFVSISSELTGSNLIVRVEDNGVGIPSKHLKKMIDGCDNREEPEQNSIGIRNVQKRIKMLFGDEYGIEIRSELGEGSVVIMILPELNNVE, from the coding sequence GTGAACTCCTCATCAATACGGTTCATAAATAAATTATCCCGGCTTTCAATAGCAAAGAAGCTGTTCATTTCATTTGCAGTCTTTATTTCACTTCCCGTAATCATAATAGCCAGCCGGGGATTCCTGGTATTCAGTGATTTCTTTGAAGAGAAGATAACGGAGTACAGTCATGATATTCTCTACCAGGTCAGCAAAACCATGGAATCAAAACTGGAGAAAATCGGCCAGATATCATTCAGCATCATAATAAATCAGGATATTCAGGATTCGCTTTACTCACTGGCGAATATGGAGCCTGATGATTATGAACTCATCAAGATCCGGAATACTCTGGAAAATATATTGGCTTCCTATGTTCTGTATCACCCGGAGATCAGCGCGACTTTTCTTCTGGCCGAGCAAGGGGAGATATATGGAATTGACAAGTTAAAACAGAATTATGGTATCGCCGAATTGGATTTTTATGAAATCCATAAAGGAGAAGGCGCCGAAGTCTGGCTGGGAAATACCGACATAAAGAACACCATTATTCTGTCCAGAAGCATTTACAGTGTAAAAACACTCGAGCATCTATCGGATCTTGTTATATGCATCCAGGAGGAGTACTTGTCCAGTTTATTATTTGAGACCCTGTCCTTTGATAAGGGAGAAATTTATATTATTGACGGCAGTGGACGAATTATCATAGATGAGGATAAAAATCGGATTGGCGCTTTGTTTGATCCGGAACATAAGATTCAATCGACCATCGAGTTCAACTTCTCCATCCAGGACCTCGAAGGACAGGAACAGTATATAGCAGTGGGAAAGGCAATGGAGAACGGATGGAAAATAGTAGCTTCAATCCCGAGAAAAACCTATCTTGATGAAATTCTCAATTACAGAAATACAGGATTTATTTTCGCATTTGCTCTTTTAACTGTTGCGATAGCAATGTCATGGGCCTTATCACGAAGCATTTACAAACCGATACTGATTCTTACAAGTGTTATTGAAAAATTCGGGAAAGGAGACCTTGCGGTGCGCTGTCCTCCGTTACCACAGGATGAAATCGGGGAACTATCGATGACCTTTAATCAAATGACCCGCGATATTAACGAACTTGTAAATAAAGTTCGGACCGTTGAATCGATGAAAAGGGATGTTGAACTCAGATTATTGCAGATGCAGATCAATCCCCATTTTCTTTTCAATACACTTGAGACAATAAACTGGCTGGCCCGGACTCAGGGTACTGAAGATATCGGGATTATTGCCAAGTCTCTGGGGGACCTTCTCAGAATCACCATCTATGGAAAAGATTACGTTACATTGACCGAAGAGCTGGGAAGTCTGGAAAACTACCTGAAGATTCAGAAATTCCGATACGGAGAGAAGTTGAATTATTCAATTGAAATGTCCGAAAAGACAAGTTCACTTCAAATCCCGAAACTGCTTATACAGCCTTTTGTGGAAAATGCAATTTTACATGGAATTGATCCGGCATTGGGAAATGGATTTGTTTCAATTAGTTCTGAATTAACAGGGTCAAATCTTATAGTAAGAGTAGAAGACAACGGAGTAGGGATTCCTTCTAAACATTTAAAGAAGATGATAGACGGTTGTGATAATCGAGAAGAACCGGAACAGAATTCAATCGGGATCCGAAATGTGCAAAAAAGGATTAAAATGCTGTTTGGAGATGAATACGGTATCGAAATAAGAAGTGAGTTGGGAGAAGGCTCGGTAGTTATTATGATCCTGCCTGAATTGAATAATGTGGAATAG
- a CDS encoding response regulator yields the protein MHKLLIVDDEDIIRNGLLSIPWEEKGFRVVNSVADGFSALEILESELIDIVITDIRMPGMNGLELAEFIQKHNIMTKVILLSGYSDFEDARNAIQSDVVEYLLKPSSPEEILDAVDRAKSLIDDRKKRDLRIRMLEAELGKRQLVFREDGYILGEMEYSDITSRVFGYIKQNYSKYVSLSTLSSELYYSSVYLSKIIKKDTEYTFLELLNAYRSHMAAKQLRETNKTITEICEEIGIIDPRYFGQVFKKYFAIPPGQYKKNPGLLTDKKLECLVLLINGEKV from the coding sequence ATGCATAAGCTGCTTATAGTTGATGATGAAGATATTATCCGGAATGGATTACTGTCTATTCCCTGGGAAGAAAAAGGATTCCGGGTAGTAAACTCAGTAGCAGACGGTTTTTCCGCCCTGGAAATACTTGAAAGCGAATTAATAGATATTGTTATCACGGATATTCGCATGCCGGGAATGAACGGACTGGAATTGGCAGAGTTTATTCAAAAACACAACATTATGACTAAGGTTATTCTGTTGTCGGGTTACAGTGATTTTGAAGATGCCAGGAATGCTATACAAAGTGATGTTGTCGAATATCTGTTAAAACCTTCAAGTCCGGAAGAAATCCTCGATGCTGTCGATAGAGCTAAATCATTGATAGATGATAGAAAAAAACGGGATCTGCGTATCCGAATGCTCGAAGCTGAATTGGGGAAGAGGCAACTTGTTTTCCGGGAAGACGGATATATTCTGGGAGAAATGGAATACTCCGATATTACATCCCGTGTCTTCGGATACATAAAACAGAATTACAGCAAGTACGTTTCACTTTCAACCCTGTCGTCGGAGCTCTATTACAGTTCCGTTTACCTGAGTAAGATTATCAAAAAAGACACAGAATATACATTTCTTGAATTGCTCAATGCATACCGCTCACACATGGCCGCAAAACAATTGCGGGAAACCAATAAAACAATAACTGAGATTTGTGAAGAGATAGGGATAATTGACCCGCGTTATTTTGGCCAGGTTTTTAAAAAGTACTTTGCTATTCCCCCGGGACAATATAAAAAAAATCCCGGACTGTTAACAGACAAGAAACTTGAATGCCTGGTTCTCCTTATCAACGGGGAAAAAGTGTGA
- a CDS encoding carbohydrate ABC transporter permease — MWLLVNSFKTNQELFTSPWSFPGNINFSNYERAIVVGNVGKFFLNSVFVAVITVSLTILSSAMAAYGVSRLRWKFSKFVYALLISGIMIPQHSTVVPLFYIFQKLGLYNTYSAVIIPHLIFAIPMAVFILTGYFSAIPKELEEAALIDGYSLGRTFFQVIMPVTLPSLVTVAVVTFIPVWNDLLFPQIFLSEQRKMTLPVGLTTFMGRYSTDYVGLIAAVVITIIPTIVAYIILHDRIIDGMTAGAVKG; from the coding sequence ATGTGGCTGCTGGTAAATTCATTTAAAACAAACCAGGAGCTTTTTACCTCGCCTTGGTCATTTCCCGGTAATATTAACTTCAGCAATTATGAGCGGGCAATTGTAGTGGGGAATGTAGGTAAATTCTTTTTAAATTCTGTATTTGTTGCCGTTATCACTGTCTCCCTGACAATTCTGTCGAGTGCAATGGCTGCATACGGGGTGTCCCGTTTGAGATGGAAATTCTCAAAATTTGTTTATGCTTTACTGATTTCGGGAATCATGATTCCGCAGCATTCCACAGTTGTACCTTTGTTCTATATCTTTCAGAAATTAGGTCTTTACAACACCTATTCTGCAGTAATAATCCCTCATTTGATTTTCGCCATTCCTATGGCGGTATTCATTCTTACGGGATACTTCTCTGCTATCCCGAAGGAATTGGAAGAGGCGGCATTAATCGACGGATATTCTTTGGGAAGGACTTTTTTCCAGGTTATTATGCCTGTAACCCTACCATCCCTGGTGACCGTTGCTGTGGTGACATTTATCCCTGTCTGGAATGATCTTCTTTTTCCGCAGATTTTCCTGTCCGAACAGAGAAAGATGACGCTGCCTGTTGGTCTTACAACTTTTATGGGCAGATATTCAACTGATTATGTAGGACTGATTGCTGCTGTAGTCATTACAATTATACCAACTATTGTTGCATATATAATTCTTCATGATAGAATCATAGACGGTATGACTGCGGGAGCTGTTAAAGGATAA
- a CDS encoding FAD-dependent oxidoreductase, whose protein sequence is MKDLESKQVFDAAVIGAGVSGASIARRLSMYDLKIVLLEKEADVSFGTSKANSGIIHGGFHHETSLLKSRLELQGNLMFDQLHSELHFPFKRCGIIVAAMNVEEMKTVQFLYARGRRNGAIDIELCSRERILDLEPKLTPDVVGGLYAPKGGIIEPYRFVFVLVESALMNGVRLITDFKVTSAEHSKGLYEIADDAGRTVKSRYVINAAGLYADEVSRTFGAEEYTITARKGEYYLLDRMTKACPGKVVFPVPTSVSKGMLVIPTVEGTVLVGPTAEEIPAKDDLSTSSDKLKNIFDSARQMIPKISTSDVITAFAGMRPALPDGDFYIKASSMIPNFIHVAGIQSPGLTAAPAIGEYVKDLLKENGLPLRERKDYIPTVEPVPRLRNKSSYAIDELIGLNPAYGNIVCRCENISEAEIVEAIRRGHHTLDGIKYFTRAGMGRCQGGFCTSKIIEIIMRETSKSFDAITKRGAGSTLLWRSL, encoded by the coding sequence ATGAAGGATTTAGAGTCGAAACAGGTATTCGATGCCGCGGTGATCGGCGCCGGTGTCAGCGGGGCCTCGATCGCCAGAAGATTGTCGATGTACGACCTCAAAATCGTGCTTCTCGAGAAGGAAGCTGATGTCTCTTTCGGCACATCCAAGGCAAATTCCGGCATCATACACGGGGGTTTTCACCACGAAACATCACTCCTGAAGTCCCGTCTCGAACTCCAGGGCAATCTCATGTTCGATCAGTTGCACAGTGAACTCCACTTCCCCTTCAAACGCTGCGGCATCATAGTGGCCGCCATGAACGTTGAAGAGATGAAGACGGTACAGTTTCTCTACGCCCGGGGACGGCGGAACGGGGCCATAGATATCGAGCTTTGCTCCCGTGAAAGGATCCTGGACCTGGAACCAAAGCTCACCCCGGATGTCGTGGGAGGTCTTTACGCTCCGAAAGGCGGTATCATAGAACCGTATCGGTTCGTCTTCGTCCTGGTTGAATCGGCCCTGATGAACGGAGTAAGGTTGATTACGGATTTCAAGGTTACCTCGGCAGAGCATAGCAAAGGACTGTACGAAATCGCTGATGATGCAGGTAGGACAGTCAAATCCCGATACGTGATCAATGCCGCCGGTCTCTACGCCGATGAGGTCTCTCGTACTTTCGGAGCCGAAGAGTACACTATTACTGCCAGAAAGGGAGAATATTACCTCCTGGACCGAATGACCAAGGCATGTCCGGGGAAGGTAGTTTTTCCGGTACCCACCTCGGTATCCAAAGGCATGCTGGTCATTCCGACCGTCGAGGGAACCGTCCTGGTAGGTCCAACTGCGGAAGAGATCCCGGCCAAGGATGATCTCTCCACCTCGAGCGACAAACTAAAAAATATCTTCGACTCCGCCCGACAGATGATACCAAAGATTTCAACCAGTGACGTGATCACGGCTTTCGCCGGTATGCGGCCGGCCCTGCCTGATGGAGATTTTTACATTAAAGCCAGCTCGATGATTCCCAATTTCATTCACGTAGCAGGCATACAGTCTCCCGGCCTGACCGCCGCCCCGGCCATCGGGGAGTATGTGAAGGACCTGCTCAAGGAGAACGGCCTTCCTCTGCGCGAACGGAAAGATTACATTCCGACAGTGGAGCCTGTGCCCCGGCTACGCAACAAATCCTCCTATGCTATCGATGAACTAATCGGCCTAAATCCTGCTTATGGGAACATCGTCTGCCGCTGCGAGAACATCTCCGAAGCGGAAATCGTGGAGGCGATCCGCCGGGGACACCACACCCTGGACGGCATCAAATATTTTACCCGGGCAGGTATGGGCCGCTGCCAGGGGGGCTTCTGTACCAGTAAGATCATCGAGATCATTATGCGGGAAACCAGCAAGAGTTTCGATGCAATTACGAAACGCGGCGCGGGCAGCACCCTGCTCTGGAGATCTCTATGA
- a CDS encoding IS110 family transposase, which yields MEEKIRYVGIDLGKRTYQCAILDEKAKNQQFNGKADGIGLERLAKRLGNDDLVGLEAGNNAFNIARYLTDRVGCHVVVLNPGKLAMIYQSLKKTDREDAVQIARLLQRNPVEELPTVPLPTKKEEEERSVVAELATYKADRTRYINRLHSVFLDSGITTITKADLKTASNREKNVLTLLTGRHVREARRLIEMVAYCEAIIEDLEQETKQFLESEKNTGILMSVPGVGPATALAFIAYVGDGSRFANADQVANYAGLTPRVDSSGETHRMGPISKRGCAYLRRVIVQAAWSLVRSKSGGHLKEAYKTLITRKPKAVAIIAIARRLVKLLYTLVTKKTYYRYSQLKERLAKLKYHKLQIIGLGS from the coding sequence ATGGAAGAGAAGATTCGGTATGTAGGCATCGACCTTGGTAAACGGACTTACCAGTGTGCGATTCTCGATGAGAAAGCCAAGAATCAACAGTTCAATGGAAAAGCCGATGGGATTGGCTTAGAGCGACTTGCCAAGAGATTGGGTAATGATGATTTGGTAGGACTGGAAGCGGGGAACAATGCGTTCAATATTGCTCGATATCTGACTGACCGGGTTGGGTGCCATGTTGTTGTTCTGAACCCTGGGAAGCTTGCAATGATTTACCAATCGCTGAAAAAAACGGATAGGGAAGATGCAGTACAAATTGCCCGCCTGTTACAGCGGAACCCGGTAGAAGAATTGCCAACCGTACCGTTGCCAACGAAGAAAGAGGAAGAGGAGAGGTCAGTTGTAGCCGAACTGGCAACTTACAAAGCAGACCGAACAAGGTACATAAACCGGCTCCATAGTGTGTTTCTCGATTCGGGTATTACAACGATAACGAAAGCGGATCTAAAAACGGCATCGAACAGAGAGAAGAACGTATTGACCCTTCTTACCGGACGGCATGTTCGAGAAGCGAGGCGACTGATAGAAATGGTTGCCTACTGTGAAGCGATTATTGAAGATTTAGAACAGGAAACAAAGCAGTTCCTGGAATCCGAGAAGAACACTGGGATTCTCATGTCTGTCCCAGGAGTCGGTCCTGCTACCGCGTTGGCTTTTATTGCCTACGTAGGGGATGGAAGTCGATTTGCGAATGCAGATCAGGTGGCAAACTACGCAGGCCTCACACCTCGGGTCGATAGCTCTGGGGAAACTCATCGAATGGGGCCAATATCAAAGCGAGGATGTGCATATTTGCGCAGAGTGATCGTACAGGCAGCATGGTCACTGGTGCGTTCGAAAAGTGGGGGGCACTTGAAAGAGGCTTACAAAACTTTAATCACTCGAAAACCTAAAGCAGTAGCGATTATTGCCATTGCTCGGAGATTAGTAAAGCTTCTGTACACCTTGGTGACAAAGAAGACATATTATCGGTATAGCCAGCTTAAAGAGAGGCTTGCGAAGCTGAAATATCATAAATTACAAATTATTGGATTGGGGTCTTGA
- a CDS encoding FAD-dependent oxidoreductase, which yields MRTETVDTLVVGGGAAGMSAAATLDSRGYSVALVERDDELGGVLLQCIHNGFGLQEFNEELTGPEYAERWIRTIEDTKTRVFCSTTIMEMNLLENGRKECFGYSSRYGVLRFLARTVVLAMGCRERNRGNVMIPGTRPAGVYTAGLAQRLVNINGYIPGKDVVIVGSGDIGVIMARRMQWVGSTVHGVVEIQPYPSGLTRNISQCLHDFKIPLYLSHIISRIHGRDRIEAVNVTPLKNGVPDYSQTFQLSCDTLLLSVGLIPENELSKQVGIELNPLTGGPLVDSMLMTNIEGIFSAGNVLHVHDLVDYVSAEARLAGEKVAEYLEGKRPKREIRVKPGANVKYVNPTRIDPDGKSEIYLRPLVVANNIYLTISLNGDVIMNKKKSHVQPSEMIKLTLTPKIFQQLDTRKEAQMEVALKDES from the coding sequence ATGAGAACAGAAACGGTAGATACACTGGTAGTCGGCGGCGGTGCCGCCGGAATGTCGGCGGCGGCAACACTGGACTCCCGCGGATACAGCGTCGCGCTGGTGGAACGTGACGACGAACTCGGCGGGGTCCTGCTACAGTGCATACACAACGGTTTCGGTCTGCAGGAGTTCAACGAAGAACTCACCGGACCGGAATACGCCGAGCGGTGGATCCGCACAATCGAGGATACCAAGACCCGAGTCTTCTGCTCTACCACTATTATGGAAATGAATTTGCTCGAAAATGGAAGAAAGGAGTGCTTCGGCTACTCCTCAAGGTATGGAGTACTGCGATTCCTTGCGCGTACCGTGGTACTGGCCATGGGTTGCCGGGAACGGAACCGCGGGAATGTCATGATTCCCGGCACCAGGCCGGCGGGGGTGTATACCGCCGGCCTGGCTCAGCGTCTGGTCAACATCAACGGTTACATTCCCGGCAAGGATGTTGTCATCGTCGGCTCCGGCGACATCGGTGTCATCATGGCCCGGAGAATGCAGTGGGTAGGAAGCACCGTGCACGGAGTAGTCGAGATTCAGCCCTACCCTTCCGGCCTGACACGCAACATTTCCCAGTGCCTTCACGACTTCAAGATCCCGCTCTACCTAAGCCACATCATCTCCCGGATCCACGGCCGGGACCGTATCGAGGCGGTCAATGTGACCCCTCTCAAAAACGGCGTTCCGGACTATTCACAGACCTTCCAGCTCTCCTGCGACACCCTTCTCCTCTCGGTGGGTCTCATCCCGGAGAACGAACTGTCGAAACAGGTTGGCATCGAACTGAATCCCCTTACCGGCGGACCTCTGGTCGACAGTATGCTGATGACCAACATCGAGGGAATCTTTTCCGCAGGCAACGTTCTCCATGTTCACGACTTGGTAGATTATGTCAGCGCCGAAGCCCGGCTGGCGGGTGAGAAGGTGGCTGAATACCTTGAAGGGAAACGGCCGAAGCGTGAAATCCGGGTTAAACCGGGAGCCAACGTCAAATATGTCAATCCCACCAGAATCGACCCTGACGGTAAGAGTGAGATTTACCTTCGCCCGCTCGTGGTGGCAAACAATATCTATCTCACTATTTCACTCAACGGTGATGTAATCATGAATAAGAAAAAATCCCATGTACAGCCCAGTGAGATGATTAAGCTGACTTTAACACCGAAGATTTTCCAGCAGCTGGATACCAGGAAAGAGGCGCAGATGGAGGTTGCACTGAAAGATGAAAGTTGA